From Coriobacteriia bacterium, the proteins below share one genomic window:
- a CDS encoding ACT domain-containing protein, which translates to MAEVEIRNEVMFKAPTRVGLLADVTEALSKAGVNILAIGAYDKGDKGEFLMITSNNKLAYEALAHLGGEMDMQSVVVAEVPNQPGELAAISRRLAEHNINVGQVFATSADGADKVMLVLTAACEVDVVGLLAGL; encoded by the coding sequence ATGGCCGAGGTCGAGATTCGCAACGAAGTCATGTTCAAGGCGCCCACGCGCGTGGGCCTGCTCGCCGACGTCACCGAGGCGCTGAGCAAAGCTGGCGTGAACATCCTGGCTATCGGCGCCTACGACAAGGGCGACAAGGGCGAGTTCCTCATGATCACCAGCAACAACAAACTCGCGTACGAGGCGCTGGCTCACCTCGGCGGCGAGATGGACATGCAGTCCGTGGTGGTCGCCGAGGTCCCCAATCAGCCCGGCGAGCTTGCCGCCATCTCCCGCAGGCTGGCCGAACATAACATCAACGTCGGTCAGGTCTTCGCGACCTCGGCCGATGGCGCCGACAAGGTCATGCTCGTACTGACGGCGGCGTGCGAGGTCGACGTCGTAGGGCTGCTCGCAGGCCTCTAG
- a CDS encoding YdeI/OmpD-associated family protein, protein MSAKRDPLPLLEVADRAALHSWLEANHAVSAGVRLAIGKKGGSATSLTYDDAVEEALAFGWIDSTAGRLDDDRYTVMFVPRKPTSTWARTNKARVERLIAEGRMTPAGLAAVEIAKANGSWTSIDRVEEGVMPEELAAALAANPDAQCYWDELPPGQRKLTFRWISDAKRAETRTRRIAEVVRAAAEHRRMW, encoded by the coding sequence ATGAGCGCCAAGCGCGACCCGCTACCGCTGCTGGAAGTCGCCGACCGCGCCGCGCTGCACTCGTGGCTCGAAGCGAACCACGCCGTCTCGGCGGGCGTGCGACTGGCCATCGGCAAGAAAGGTGGCTCGGCGACCTCGCTCACCTACGACGATGCGGTCGAGGAGGCGCTGGCGTTTGGGTGGATCGACAGCACCGCGGGCCGGCTCGACGACGACCGCTACACGGTGATGTTCGTGCCGCGCAAGCCCACCAGCACGTGGGCGCGCACCAACAAGGCTCGCGTCGAGCGCCTGATCGCCGAGGGGCGCATGACGCCCGCCGGGCTTGCAGCCGTCGAGATCGCCAAGGCCAACGGCTCGTGGACCTCAATCGACCGCGTCGAGGAAGGCGTGATGCCCGAGGAGCTAGCCGCCGCTCTCGCTGCCAACCCCGATGCCCAGTGCTACTGGGACGAGTTGCCGCCGGGCCAGCGCAAGCTCACGTTTCGCTGGATCTCCGATGCCAAGCGCGCCGAGACCCGCACCCGGCGCATCGCCGAGGTCGTCCGCGCGGCGGCCGAGCATCGGCGGATGTGGTAG
- a CDS encoding winged helix DNA-binding domain-containing protein: MPEPRPRGSAEKCRAGIGRVILLHMNTDDILRMRLRAQLVESSSATSPCDVVSHLLAMQAQDYAGAVWALGLRLPGSALADVEAALTDGSIVRSWPMRGTLHFLAAEDVHWLLPLLTPRILARAAKRERDLELDEPTFERARGLFRAALTGNRRLTRPDAMALLEAGGIATTGQRGYHILWRLAQEGLLVVGPMEAKQQTFRLLAEWVPAENSLLSPEAPRGQALALLAARYFAGHGPATVADLARWCDIPKREAEAALASVEDGLVSAEHDGERYWFAPEIAKASGARAKRGSRACGRTPSVHLIPGFDEYMLGYVGRSHQLGEHLEQYGSRVASNGMLAATVVIDGQAVGVWRRTLKPQTVSFEVSAFRELYATELAGVAAEQQRYARFVGREVAPS; the protein is encoded by the coding sequence ATGCCCGAGCCACGCCCCCGCGGCAGTGCCGAGAAGTGCCGCGCAGGGATTGGGCGTGTCATCCTATTGCACATGAACACCGACGACATCCTACGTATGCGCCTGCGCGCGCAGCTGGTCGAGAGCAGCTCGGCGACTTCGCCCTGCGACGTGGTCTCGCACCTGCTCGCGATGCAGGCGCAGGACTACGCTGGCGCCGTCTGGGCGCTGGGGCTGCGCCTGCCGGGATCGGCGCTCGCCGACGTCGAAGCCGCTCTCACGGACGGCTCGATCGTGCGCTCGTGGCCGATGCGTGGCACGCTGCATTTCCTCGCCGCCGAGGACGTGCACTGGCTGTTGCCGCTGCTCACTCCGCGCATCCTTGCGCGCGCGGCCAAGCGCGAGCGCGACCTCGAGCTCGACGAGCCCACGTTCGAGCGTGCCCGGGGGCTGTTCCGCGCGGCGTTGACGGGTAACCGGCGGCTCACGCGCCCCGACGCAATGGCGCTGCTCGAAGCCGGCGGCATCGCGACCACCGGCCAGCGCGGCTACCACATCCTGTGGCGCCTCGCCCAGGAGGGTCTACTCGTCGTCGGCCCGATGGAGGCCAAGCAGCAGACGTTTCGCCTCCTCGCCGAGTGGGTCCCCGCAGAGAACAGCCTCCTGTCGCCCGAGGCGCCCCGAGGGCAGGCGCTGGCGCTGCTGGCGGCGCGCTACTTCGCGGGGCACGGGCCGGCCACCGTCGCCGACCTCGCGCGCTGGTGCGACATCCCCAAGCGTGAGGCCGAAGCGGCGCTTGCGTCGGTCGAGGACGGCCTGGTGAGCGCCGAGCACGACGGCGAGCGCTACTGGTTCGCGCCCGAGATCGCCAAGGCGAGCGGGGCGCGTGCGAAGCGCGGTTCGCGTGCGTGCGGTCGCACACCCAGCGTCCACCTGATTCCCGGCTTCGACGAGTACATGCTCGGCTACGTGGGACGCAGCCACCAGCTTGGAGAGCACCTGGAGCAGTACGGCTCGCGAGTCGCCTCCAACGGGATGCTCGCGGCCACGGTCGTGATCGACGGCCAGGCTGTTGGCGTGTGGAGACGTACGCTCAAGCCGCAAACCGTGAGCTTCGAGGTGAGCGCGTTTCGCGAGCTGTATGCCACCGAGCTTGCCGGCGTCGCGGCCGAGCAGCAGCGCTACGCACGCTTCGTCGGTCGGGAGGTCGCGCCCTCATGA
- a CDS encoding PadR family transcriptional regulator, which yields MPTITNASAKELFVLGRLSSRPTHGHEIMRTLAASRSDLWVELSEKHVYYVLNKLERDGFVAVEVQREGARPARKVFSITPAGRAEFARLMTAESLVESMAYSEFDVVFGMLAYTEALSPAEKTAVLQRRADYLRRLIAETAEARAAAQAAGAAGLPARIFDKLERVTQAELDWLGEVLDDVARDGWVNDRPAAGDHEGVTR from the coding sequence ATGCCCACCATCACCAACGCATCCGCCAAGGAGCTCTTCGTCCTCGGGCGGCTGTCGTCCCGGCCAACCCACGGCCACGAGATCATGCGCACGCTGGCGGCGTCTCGCTCCGACCTGTGGGTCGAGCTCTCGGAGAAGCACGTCTACTACGTTCTGAACAAGCTCGAGCGCGATGGTTTCGTAGCCGTCGAGGTCCAGCGCGAGGGAGCGCGACCGGCCCGCAAGGTGTTCTCGATCACGCCGGCTGGTCGCGCCGAGTTCGCCCGCCTCATGACCGCCGAGTCGCTGGTCGAGTCGATGGCATACTCCGAGTTTGATGTCGTTTTCGGGATGCTGGCGTACACCGAGGCTCTCTCACCCGCCGAGAAGACGGCGGTTCTACAGCGGCGGGCCGACTACCTGCGGCGTCTGATCGCCGAGACCGCCGAAGCGCGTGCCGCAGCACAGGCCGCCGGGGCTGCCGGTCTGCCCGCCCGCATCTTCGACAAGCTCGAGCGCGTCACCCAGGCCGAGCTCGACTGGCTCGGCGAGGTGCTCGACGACGTCGCTCGCGATGGATGGGTGAACGATCGCCCGGCAGCTGGCGACCACGAAGGTGTGACGAGATGA
- a CDS encoding HsmA family protein: MSPTLIGAVAAILTAAVIYTIAVFSERSSGVLKPWHLALFWLGLVFDTTGTTLMSDIAGGFRLNIHGILGVSAIVLMLGHALWATIAITFKQEGVLRKFHTFSVHVWGLWMISLVSGMVLAMSQIVGK, from the coding sequence ATGAGCCCGACTCTGATCGGCGCCGTTGCCGCGATACTCACAGCTGCCGTCATCTACACGATCGCTGTGTTCTCCGAGCGGAGCTCGGGAGTTCTTAAGCCATGGCATCTGGCGCTCTTCTGGCTTGGGCTAGTGTTCGACACGACCGGAACAACGCTGATGAGCGACATCGCCGGCGGCTTCAGGCTCAACATCCACGGCATCCTCGGCGTCAGCGCGATCGTGCTGATGCTCGGCCATGCGCTGTGGGCGACGATCGCCATCACGTTCAAGCAAGAGGGCGTGCTCAGGAAGTTCCACACCTTCAGCGTGCACGTGTGGGGGCTGTGGATGATCTCGCTGGTCAGCGGCATGGTCCTGGCGATGTCGCAGATTGTCGGGAAGTAG
- a CDS encoding cysteine synthase family protein → MSEPQRARFASLADMIGDADDPTPLARLQRIAPDGVELALKLEWVNPFGSVKDRAAKWMLAGMERRGELDGKTVLEPTSGNTGIALAALCALTGRPMTAVVPRSMPAEKSVLLRAFGATVVPTPADAPAGRHPMDVAMDLALEMLAADSRYVMPNQYDNPDNLRAHYESTGPEIWAQSAGTVRYFFAGIGTGGTISGVGRFLKERDPSIRVIGIEPVAGHHISGLKNLTETAVPAILDRSVIDEIVYVDDAQALGCARALHADEALLGGSSTAACVAGALRWLRENGASGVAVAIAPDSSQKATSYLQEMLGD, encoded by the coding sequence GTGAGCGAGCCGCAACGCGCCCGCTTCGCAAGCCTCGCCGACATGATCGGCGACGCCGATGACCCCACGCCCCTCGCGCGCCTGCAGCGCATCGCGCCGGACGGCGTGGAGCTGGCGCTGAAGCTGGAGTGGGTCAACCCGTTCGGCTCGGTCAAGGACCGCGCGGCGAAGTGGATGCTCGCCGGGATGGAGCGGCGCGGCGAACTCGACGGCAAGACCGTGCTCGAACCCACAAGCGGCAACACCGGAATCGCGCTCGCGGCGCTGTGCGCACTAACTGGCCGACCGATGACCGCTGTGGTCCCACGCTCCATGCCCGCCGAGAAGTCAGTGCTGCTGCGAGCCTTCGGCGCGACCGTCGTTCCGACGCCGGCCGACGCACCCGCCGGGCGTCACCCGATGGATGTCGCCATGGATCTGGCGCTTGAGATGCTCGCGGCCGATTCGCGTTACGTGATGCCCAACCAGTATGACAACCCGGACAACCTGCGCGCTCACTACGAGTCGACCGGCCCGGAGATCTGGGCACAGTCGGCTGGAACGGTGCGCTACTTCTTCGCCGGCATCGGAACGGGCGGCACGATCAGTGGCGTCGGACGCTTCTTAAAGGAGCGCGACCCGAGCATCCGCGTCATCGGCATCGAGCCAGTCGCCGGTCACCACATCAGCGGCCTGAAGAACCTCACCGAGACCGCTGTGCCCGCCATCCTGGACCGCAGCGTCATCGACGAGATCGTCTACGTCGACGACGCCCAGGCCCTTGGCTGCGCCCGCGCGCTTCACGCCGATGAGGCGCTGCTCGGCGGCTCGTCGACAGCCGCGTGCGTGGCAGGTGCGCTGCGGTGGCTGCGCGAGAACGGCGCGTCCGGCGTGGCTGTAGCAATCGCGCCGGACAGCAGCCAGAAGGCGACGAGCTACCTGCAGGAGATGCTCGGCGACTAA
- a CDS encoding carbonic anhydrase: MSYPSDIAVRMLREGNARFAEGRQKPHYTQGQRLGLAHEQRPWAVIVGCSDSRVPVEVVFDVGPGELFVIRVAGHVMSEAGYASVRYAVDVLGTRLVVVLGHEDCGAVSAAREGDAPKWLAPITDHIHVSPDSSLREAVDQHVLESVSELREWFVENGSGDAVPVVAGAAYQLASGEVHWL; encoded by the coding sequence ATGAGCTATCCATCCGACATCGCCGTGCGCATGCTGCGCGAAGGCAACGCGCGCTTCGCCGAGGGCCGCCAGAAGCCTCACTACACGCAGGGCCAACGCCTAGGTCTCGCCCACGAGCAGCGGCCGTGGGCCGTGATCGTGGGCTGCAGCGACTCGCGCGTGCCGGTAGAGGTCGTGTTCGACGTCGGACCCGGCGAGCTGTTCGTGATCCGCGTCGCCGGACACGTCATGTCCGAGGCGGGCTACGCATCGGTGCGCTACGCCGTCGACGTCTTAGGAACGCGACTCGTGGTGGTTCTCGGCCATGAGGACTGCGGGGCCGTGAGCGCCGCGCGCGAGGGTGACGCGCCCAAGTGGCTCGCGCCCATAACCGACCACATCCACGTCAGCCCCGACTCCTCGCTTCGCGAGGCGGTCGACCAGCACGTGCTCGAGTCGGTCTCGGAGCTGCGCGAGTGGTTCGTCGAGAACGGCTCCGGCGACGCGGTGCCGGTCGTCGCAGGCGCAGCCTACCAGCTCGCGAGTGGCGAGGTGCACTGGCTGTGA
- a CDS encoding DUF4352 domain-containing protein, with protein sequence MLRRFIVVVVLICCLALAAGCVVVQPKPDGTWGVSLFPPSSQTTVTGGSSVGAGGGPTASQAKAATGHPAYPGTAQKSGPWTVMVEDANSPKELQDGSKPASGKRFMVLDVAVRNSGTGAALNVLPNQFALWDSRNKVVDPYPAKLDMYNALSVKPIDVGMGGFTSFVYEIPTSPAVYTFTITPKQGATSPMSWYVP encoded by the coding sequence ATGCTGCGACGCTTCATCGTGGTTGTGGTGCTGATCTGCTGCCTGGCTCTTGCGGCCGGATGCGTCGTCGTGCAGCCGAAGCCCGATGGCACCTGGGGGGTCTCGCTCTTTCCGCCCAGCTCGCAAACGACCGTCACGGGCGGTTCGAGCGTCGGCGCCGGTGGTGGCCCAACGGCCAGCCAGGCCAAGGCAGCGACGGGTCACCCTGCCTATCCCGGAACGGCGCAGAAGTCCGGACCGTGGACTGTGATGGTCGAGGACGCCAACTCCCCCAAGGAGCTTCAAGACGGCTCGAAGCCAGCGTCGGGTAAGCGGTTCATGGTGCTCGACGTCGCGGTTCGCAACTCGGGTACTGGCGCGGCACTCAACGTGCTGCCCAACCAGTTCGCGCTGTGGGACTCGAGGAACAAGGTTGTCGATCCGTACCCGGCGAAGCTGGACATGTACAACGCGTTGTCGGTCAAACCGATCGACGTGGGCATGGGCGGTTTCACCTCGTTCGTTTACGAGATCCCGACGAGCCCTGCGGTCTACACGTTCACGATCACTCCAAAGCAGGGTGCCACAAGCCCGATGAGCTGGTACGTACCGTAG
- a CDS encoding ClbS/DfsB family four-helix bundle protein, with translation MTRDEVLERLKAQRAEFDARVHAIPGDSLDEPVPGSLHSPKQIVAHVNAYERLIVDRLRAARLGEKTAFDRDRVGWEAFNDRIWAESAEQPAEVVLSRSARDFLELLEEVAILGNAELSETRGVTAAIDPAWLQGRSLSEVIGVDGFEHYSAHFAQLEAAARA, from the coding sequence ATGACACGCGACGAGGTGCTCGAGCGACTCAAGGCGCAACGCGCCGAGTTCGACGCGCGCGTTCACGCGATTCCTGGGGACTCGCTCGACGAGCCGGTCCCGGGAAGCCTGCACTCTCCCAAGCAGATTGTCGCGCACGTGAACGCCTACGAGCGGCTGATTGTCGATCGGCTCCGCGCGGCCCGGCTGGGCGAGAAGACGGCGTTCGACCGCGACCGCGTTGGCTGGGAGGCGTTCAACGACCGCATCTGGGCCGAGTCCGCCGAGCAGCCCGCCGAGGTTGTCCTGTCCCGCTCGGCCCGCGACTTCCTGGAGCTACTCGAAGAGGTGGCGATTCTCGGCAACGCCGAGCTTTCCGAGACGCGCGGGGTTACCGCCGCGATCGATCCGGCGTGGCTTCAGGGGCGCAGTCTGTCCGAGGTCATCGGCGTCGACGGTTTCGAGCACTACTCGGCGCATTTCGCTCAGCTTGAGGCAGCCGCGCGCGCCTGA
- a CDS encoding flavodoxin domain-containing protein, whose protein sequence is MNRKVLVAYASLCGSTAEIAEAAGQVLAAQGADVRVCDVADITTLDEYDAILLGTAIRMGRPVKPMRDFIRNHAHEVASRPNAVFSVGATPRDRTPRAISEASHFVSPVVSAVAPLSVALFAGKIDPTRLALPWRALIEHAEPGSRLSAGDWRDWDAIDAWVEEIAPQLLAGGWGARGTSMPS, encoded by the coding sequence ATGAATCGCAAGGTTTTGGTAGCGTACGCGAGCCTGTGCGGCTCGACCGCCGAGATAGCCGAGGCGGCCGGGCAAGTCCTGGCGGCCCAAGGTGCTGATGTTCGCGTCTGCGACGTCGCCGATATCACGACCCTCGACGAGTACGATGCGATTCTTTTGGGCACGGCGATTCGCATGGGGCGTCCGGTCAAGCCGATGCGCGACTTCATCCGCAACCACGCCCATGAGGTCGCTTCTCGGCCCAACGCAGTCTTCAGCGTGGGGGCAACCCCTAGGGACCGCACTCCACGCGCGATCTCGGAGGCATCGCACTTCGTCTCGCCGGTCGTCTCGGCGGTCGCTCCTCTGTCGGTGGCGCTGTTCGCCGGCAAGATCGATCCGACGCGGCTCGCGCTGCCGTGGAGGGCGCTCATCGAGCACGCCGAGCCAGGATCGAGGCTATCGGCGGGCGACTGGCGCGACTGGGACGCGATTGACGCGTGGGTCGAGGAGATCGCCCCGCAGTTGCTCGCAGGCGGATGGGGCGCTCGCGGCACGTCGATGCCGAGCTAG
- a CDS encoding 2-thiouracil desulfurase family protein, with the protein MTKRSRRVVVLAHCILNGNAKYGGGATYAGANVEVLEPYLRDGVGIVQLPCPESSFLGMSRWGMTRNQYDNVAYRRHCAAILRPTIDTLEEFAAAGYAIEGVVGIKGSPSCGVTETHEGYEGGGIEGTPTCERVADRGVMMAVLGELLAVRGMKLTFTDVRDPD; encoded by the coding sequence GTGACCAAGCGCAGCCGTCGAGTCGTCGTTCTCGCCCACTGCATCCTGAACGGCAACGCCAAGTACGGCGGGGGAGCGACATACGCAGGCGCCAACGTCGAAGTGCTCGAGCCGTACCTGCGAGACGGCGTGGGAATCGTGCAGCTGCCGTGTCCGGAGTCGAGCTTTCTCGGCATGAGTCGCTGGGGCATGACGCGCAACCAGTACGACAACGTCGCCTACCGTCGCCACTGCGCTGCGATTCTGCGGCCGACAATCGACACGCTCGAAGAGTTCGCTGCGGCCGGCTATGCCATTGAGGGCGTCGTCGGCATCAAGGGCAGCCCGAGCTGTGGCGTCACCGAGACGCACGAGGGCTACGAAGGCGGCGGGATTGAGGGCACTCCGACGTGCGAGCGGGTCGCGGATCGGGGAGTGATGATGGCCGTGCTCGGCGAACTGCTGGCAGTCCGCGGGATGAAGCTGACCTTCACCGACGTGCGCGATCCCGACTAG
- the rpiA gene encoding ribose-5-phosphate isomerase RpiA, with translation MTPTNHDGPLGLREMKRNAARAALDFVEPGTVIGVGSGTTVWCFIDVLRESGLHIGGAVVASSETARRLAEIGVTILELDDGHPTLYIDGADVVDMSGRAVKGGGAAHTREKAVATASEYWACIVDATKVVRALSDETIPLEVQAAMADSVAEAICAMGGSARARPDVVTDAGNPVLDASGISLVDPLATETALDAIPGVIECGVFARRTADVILVGRAGGGVGRIIPHHEDAES, from the coding sequence GTGACCCCCACGAATCACGACGGACCCCTCGGCCTGCGCGAAATGAAGCGCAACGCCGCCCGAGCTGCCCTTGACTTCGTCGAGCCGGGCACCGTGATCGGAGTCGGATCCGGCACCACCGTCTGGTGCTTCATCGACGTTCTCCGCGAATCAGGCCTGCATATCGGCGGTGCCGTCGTCGCATCCAGCGAGACCGCGCGGCGGCTCGCCGAGATCGGCGTGACAATCCTTGAGCTCGACGACGGTCATCCCACGCTCTATATCGATGGTGCCGACGTGGTCGACATGTCCGGGCGGGCGGTCAAGGGTGGCGGCGCCGCGCACACCCGGGAGAAAGCCGTCGCAACCGCCTCCGAATACTGGGCGTGCATCGTCGATGCGACCAAGGTCGTGAGGGCGCTGAGCGACGAGACGATTCCGCTTGAGGTGCAAGCCGCCATGGCCGATTCGGTCGCCGAGGCGATCTGTGCGATGGGTGGGTCGGCTCGCGCGAGACCCGACGTGGTCACAGACGCCGGAAACCCGGTGCTCGACGCAAGCGGCATCTCGCTGGTCGATCCGCTCGCCACGGAGACCGCGCTCGACGCGATTCCCGGCGTCATCGAATGCGGAGTGTTTGCTCGGCGAACCGCGGACGTAATCTTGGTGGGCCGTGCAGGCGGCGGTGTGGGCCGCATCATCCCGCACCACGAGGACGCCGAGTCATAG
- the hgcB gene encoding mercury methylation ferredoxin HgcB: MQGIRYIEDVVTLKLDAEKCTGCQACTIVCPHGVFAMADKRAAIVDLGACMECGACALNCASGAITLKPGVGCASAIIHGWLTGTEPTCGCSGAPAGDAAGAGAASCCGGDEATPTSGCCGGGAENSARGSSCC, translated from the coding sequence ATGCAGGGCATTCGCTACATCGAAGACGTCGTCACCCTCAAGCTCGATGCCGAGAAGTGCACCGGCTGTCAGGCCTGCACTATCGTCTGTCCACACGGCGTCTTCGCGATGGCCGACAAGCGCGCCGCGATCGTCGACCTGGGCGCTTGTATGGAATGCGGCGCGTGTGCGCTTAACTGCGCCTCGGGCGCTATCACGCTCAAGCCGGGAGTCGGGTGCGCCTCGGCGATCATCCACGGCTGGCTGACCGGCACGGAGCCGACGTGCGGCTGCTCGGGCGCGCCCGCGGGCGACGCTGCAGGGGCCGGCGCAGCGAGCTGTTGCGGTGGAGACGAAGCGACGCCCACCAGCGGATGCTGCGGCGGCGGGGCCGAGAACTCGGCGCGAGGCAGCAGCTGCTGCTAG
- the hgcA gene encoding mercury methylation corrinoid protein HgcA, producing the protein MEEVPQLSSQLTWRDTLKRWSLRWGVGRENSAVAPGLYRVGIPTSSSSVIVTCNYRMTVDLVRRDLDGVDAWLLVLETYGINVWCAAGKKTFGTDELVRRIFATHLADYVDHETLILPQLGAVGVAAHKVRQLTGYRVVWGPVRSADLKAFLDAGNKTTPDMRAVTFTLRERMALAPMEIMPSLHYALYAIPALLVLAVLGASIAMRAFAPLAALMGLFPSLMVFVLAVFAGAVMVPALLPWLPGRAFTVKGAVAGAVLALLALVTLPGMLGGQNVLGWAAVLLAVSSAASYLGVNFTGSTPYTSPSGVEAELRRAIPLEVAGIVVALVCWTAAWTTMIARIR; encoded by the coding sequence ATGGAAGAAGTACCTCAACTCTCATCGCAGCTCACCTGGCGCGACACGCTCAAGCGTTGGTCGCTTCGCTGGGGTGTGGGTCGCGAGAACTCGGCCGTCGCCCCGGGGCTGTACCGCGTCGGAATACCCACATCGTCGTCGTCGGTGATCGTGACCTGCAACTACCGGATGACGGTCGATCTCGTGCGACGCGACCTCGATGGCGTCGACGCCTGGCTGCTCGTGCTCGAGACGTACGGCATCAACGTGTGGTGCGCGGCAGGCAAGAAGACGTTCGGCACCGACGAGCTGGTGCGACGCATCTTCGCCACGCATCTGGCGGACTACGTCGACCACGAGACGCTCATCCTGCCGCAACTCGGCGCCGTGGGCGTGGCTGCGCACAAGGTGCGACAGCTCACGGGCTACCGCGTCGTCTGGGGACCGGTTCGCTCGGCGGATCTAAAGGCGTTTCTTGATGCTGGGAACAAGACCACACCTGACATGCGCGCAGTGACGTTCACGTTGCGCGAGCGCATGGCGCTTGCGCCGATGGAGATCATGCCGTCGCTGCACTATGCGCTGTACGCAATTCCAGCTCTGCTGGTGCTCGCGGTGCTGGGAGCGTCGATCGCGATGCGCGCGTTCGCCCCGCTCGCAGCGCTCATGGGGCTGTTCCCGTCGCTGATGGTATTCGTGCTCGCGGTGTTCGCTGGCGCGGTGATGGTCCCGGCGTTGCTCCCGTGGCTGCCGGGTCGCGCGTTCACGGTGAAAGGCGCCGTCGCCGGCGCGGTTCTGGCACTGCTCGCGTTAGTGACACTGCCCGGCATGCTCGGCGGACAGAACGTGCTGGGATGGGCCGCCGTTCTCCTCGCGGTCTCCTCGGCGGCGAGCTACCTGGGCGTGAACTTCACCGGCTCGACTCCCTACACTTCGCCCAGCGGAGTGGAGGCCGAGTTGCGCCGCGCGATACCCTTGGAGGTGGCGGGCATCGTCGTCGCGTTGGTTTGCTGGACTGCCGCTTGGACAACAATGATCGCACGAATCCGATAG
- the mscL gene encoding large conductance mechanosensitive channel protein MscL, whose protein sequence is MLKEFKEFAFKGDVVDLAIGIVIGAAFTAIIKSFVDNLINPIVGALMGGKNALDGLALSMGPIKLTYGAFLSAVLNFLIVAFVLFLVVKAVNRFRKAEEATDRDCPYCLTSIPKAATRCPSCTSEVAAEK, encoded by the coding sequence ATGCTCAAGGAGTTCAAGGAGTTTGCGTTCAAGGGCGACGTTGTCGACTTGGCCATCGGCATCGTGATCGGCGCCGCGTTTACGGCCATCATCAAGTCGTTTGTCGACAACCTGATCAACCCGATTGTCGGCGCGCTCATGGGTGGCAAGAACGCCCTCGATGGCCTTGCGCTGTCGATGGGGCCGATCAAGCTGACCTATGGGGCGTTTCTGAGCGCCGTGCTCAACTTCCTGATCGTCGCGTTCGTGCTGTTCCTGGTGGTTAAGGCGGTCAACCGCTTTCGCAAGGCCGAGGAGGCCACCGACCGTGACTGCCCGTACTGCTTGACCTCGATACCGAAGGCCGCCACCCGCTGTCCGAGCTGCACCTCCGAGGTGGCCGCCGAGAAGTAA
- a CDS encoding response regulator transcription factor — MVVETRRILLVEDEKSIRSAVAAYLEREGYWVTPAEDGQIALDEFTKHKFDVVVLDLMLPKVSGEQVCREIRNVSDVPIIMLTAKGEEEDRIAGLELGADDYLVKPFSPRELVARVRALLRRAHVDSEPQRDRLVFGDLEIDVTGHKAFLHGSELELTASEFKLLTTLARYPGRVYSRMELVEKVLGYDFEGYERTIDSHVKNLRAKLEDDPREPTFIYTVHGVGYRFEAPKTDADA; from the coding sequence ATGGTGGTCGAAACCCGCCGGATTCTGCTGGTCGAGGACGAGAAGTCGATTAGAAGCGCCGTCGCTGCGTACCTCGAGCGCGAGGGTTACTGGGTCACGCCCGCCGAGGACGGCCAGATCGCCCTCGACGAGTTCACGAAGCACAAGTTCGACGTCGTCGTGCTCGACCTTATGCTCCCGAAGGTCTCCGGCGAGCAGGTCTGCCGAGAGATCCGCAACGTCTCCGACGTCCCGATCATCATGCTCACCGCCAAGGGTGAGGAAGAGGACCGCATTGCCGGCCTGGAGCTGGGCGCCGACGACTACCTCGTCAAGCCGTTCTCGCCGCGCGAACTCGTCGCGCGCGTCCGGGCGCTGTTGCGCCGGGCGCACGTGGACTCCGAGCCGCAGCGCGACCGCCTCGTGTTCGGCGACCTGGAGATCGACGTGACGGGGCACAAGGCGTTCCTTCACGGCAGCGAACTCGAGCTGACTGCGAGCGAGTTCAAGCTGCTCACCACGCTCGCTCGCTATCCCGGCCGCGTGTACTCGCGCATGGAGCTGGTCGAGAAGGTTCTCGGCTACGACTTCGAGGGCTACGAGCGCACGATCGACTCTCACGTCAAGAACCTGCGCGCGAAGCTCGAGGACGATCCGCGCGAGCCTACCTTCATCTACACGGTGCACGGAGTGGGCTACCGCTTCGAGGCCCCCAAGACGGACGCGGATGCCTAA